In Rhizobium gallicum bv. gallicum R602sp, the following proteins share a genomic window:
- a CDS encoding MBL fold metallo-hydrolase codes for MCNNHQKAINASDTPAFFAIDNYGFPEAGEHPADPPNYYPSYFTSERFQKLGYHVEELRGGFYWVTSGGYDAAFVVTDDDVIAIDAPPTIGENMLAAIEDVTDKPVTHVIYSHWHTDHIGAASVFGPNVETVAHEITKELLERFPDPNRPIPTLTFDKEHTLTVGGVTLELSYKGENHCPGNIFIYAPAQKVLTVIDIISPGSATFMHCDASQNITGWYQAQEQLLEFDFDFLVAGHHMKYGTPETVKASIEYFADVLDGAQAAVDRFSRSDALISILDGAGWDKVFVGTENWINSMANYATKYVLEKRSSNGQLWSERLAGATTQTKYHAYTVLESIRLERPRPNYRLRGENAPPFLT; via the coding sequence ATGTGCAACAACCATCAGAAAGCCATCAATGCCAGCGATACGCCGGCATTCTTCGCGATCGACAATTACGGCTTTCCCGAGGCGGGTGAGCATCCGGCCGATCCCCCGAACTACTATCCATCCTATTTCACTAGCGAGCGCTTCCAGAAGCTGGGCTACCATGTCGAGGAGCTGCGCGGCGGCTTCTACTGGGTTACCAGCGGTGGCTATGATGCGGCGTTCGTGGTGACGGACGACGACGTGATCGCGATCGATGCCCCGCCGACAATCGGCGAGAACATGCTCGCGGCGATCGAGGATGTCACCGACAAGCCCGTGACACATGTCATCTACAGCCACTGGCACACCGATCATATCGGCGCCGCCTCCGTGTTCGGGCCGAACGTCGAGACCGTCGCTCACGAGATCACCAAGGAACTGCTCGAGAGGTTTCCCGATCCGAACCGTCCGATCCCGACCCTGACCTTCGACAAGGAACACACGCTGACGGTCGGCGGCGTGACGTTGGAGCTGTCGTACAAGGGTGAGAACCACTGCCCCGGGAACATCTTCATCTATGCGCCAGCGCAGAAGGTGCTGACCGTCATCGACATCATCAGCCCCGGCAGCGCCACCTTCATGCACTGCGACGCTTCGCAAAACATAACCGGCTGGTATCAGGCCCAGGAACAGCTCCTCGAGTTCGACTTCGACTTCCTCGTGGCCGGTCACCACATGAAGTACGGCACGCCTGAGACGGTCAAGGCGTCGATTGAGTATTTCGCCGACGTCCTTGACGGCGCGCAAGCGGCCGTCGACCGGTTCTCGCGGTCGGATGCCCTGATCAGCATCTTGGACGGCGCCGGCTGGGACAAAGTGTTCGTCGGCACCGAGAACTGGATCAACTCGATGGCGAACTACGCCACTAAATATGTACTCGAGAAGCGCAGCAGCAACGGCCAGCTCTGGTCGGAGCGGCTCGCCGGCGCGACCACACAGACCAAGTATCACGCCTACACAGTGCTCGAATCGATCCGTCTTGAACGCCCGCGTCCCAACTATCGCCTGCGCGGCGAAAACGCTCCGCCGTTCCTGACCTGA
- a CDS encoding winged helix-turn-helix transcriptional regulator, producing the protein MVKRRHTSLDSNPGCAVEAAISLIDGKWKCVALWYLQERGTVRFNELMRLMSGVTQRTLTNQLRELEADGLINRVVHAQVPPKVEYSLSDRGRTFIPILLSLSAWGEANMDLFQQSKAAAS; encoded by the coding sequence ATGGTCAAGCGGCGCCACACCAGTCTGGATAGCAATCCCGGTTGCGCGGTAGAGGCGGCGATCAGTCTGATCGACGGAAAATGGAAATGCGTTGCGCTTTGGTATCTTCAGGAAAGAGGTACTGTCCGTTTCAACGAGTTGATGCGCTTGATGTCCGGGGTCACGCAGAGGACCTTGACCAATCAGTTGCGCGAATTGGAAGCCGACGGACTGATCAATCGCGTAGTCCATGCTCAGGTACCACCCAAGGTCGAATACAGCTTGTCTGATCGGGGCCGGACATTCATACCGATCCTTCTATCCCTCTCAGCTTGGGGAGAAGCCAATATGGACCTGTTCCAGCAATCTAAGGCGGCGGCTTCGTGA
- a CDS encoding zinc-dependent alcohol dehydrogenase family protein — protein MTDTMKAIVLAKFGGFDAFEMRDATVPVVGPRQVRVRVHATAINPLDYQIRRGDYADYVPLPAIIGHDVSGVVEEKGADVSEFDVGDEVYYTPKIFGGPGSYAEQHVADVDLVARKPHNINHLEAASLTLVGGTVWEALVTRAQLAVHETILIHGGAGGVGTVAIQLAKAMGARVITTARRSNHEFVRSLGADEVIDHSSDDYVSAVAELTHGQGVNVVFDTIGGDTLTRSALALADAGRLVSIVDIAQPQNLIEAWGKNAAYHFVFTRQNRGKLDALTNLIERGLIKPVIGAVFPLARLGEAHELLEGGSSRGLRGKVAIDVVGQTVELPTPR, from the coding sequence ATGACCGACACCATGAAGGCGATCGTCCTCGCCAAGTTCGGTGGCTTCGACGCTTTCGAGATGCGCGATGCTACCGTACCGGTCGTCGGACCTCGGCAGGTCCGGGTGCGCGTTCACGCCACCGCCATTAATCCCCTGGACTATCAGATCCGACGTGGCGACTACGCCGACTACGTGCCGCTCCCCGCCATCATCGGTCACGACGTTTCCGGCGTCGTGGAGGAGAAGGGGGCGGATGTGAGCGAGTTCGACGTAGGCGACGAGGTTTACTACACGCCCAAAATCTTCGGCGGCCCCGGCTCATATGCGGAGCAGCACGTTGCCGATGTCGATCTGGTCGCCCGCAAGCCGCACAACATCAACCATCTGGAGGCTGCCAGTCTGACGCTGGTCGGGGGGACGGTCTGGGAAGCTTTGGTGACCCGCGCCCAACTTGCCGTTCACGAGACCATTCTGATCCATGGCGGTGCCGGCGGTGTGGGTACGGTGGCGATCCAGCTTGCCAAGGCGATGGGCGCGCGGGTCATCACGACGGCGCGCCGTAGCAACCATGAGTTCGTGCGTTCGCTCGGAGCGGACGAGGTAATCGATCACTCCTCCGATGACTACGTCTCAGCCGTGGCGGAGCTGACGCATGGGCAAGGGGTGAATGTCGTATTCGACACCATCGGAGGCGACACCCTGACGAGAAGCGCGCTCGCCCTCGCGGATGCCGGACGGCTGGTCAGCATCGTCGACATCGCACAGCCGCAGAACCTGATCGAGGCTTGGGGAAAGAACGCCGCCTACCATTTCGTGTTCACCCGTCAGAACCGAGGCAAGCTCGACGCGCTGACAAACCTTATCGAACGCGGTCTGATCAAGCCGGTGATCGGCGCAGTGTTTCCTTTGGCTCGCCTAGGCGAAGCGCATGAACTGCTCGAAGGCGGAAGCTCCCGTGGGCTTCGAGGTAAGGTGGCGATCGATGTTGTTGGCCAGACTGTCGAGCTCCCCACGCCGCGATAG